A genome region from Acidimicrobiales bacterium includes the following:
- a CDS encoding BldC family transcriptional regulator produces the protein MAEDTHADALLTPAEVAALFRVNPKTVTRWARAGKITAIRTLGGHRRFRASEIRRCLEQMESSELG, from the coding sequence ATGGCCGAAGACACCCACGCCGACGCACTACTGACCCCTGCAGAGGTTGCAGCTCTGTTCCGCGTGAACCCGAAGACCGTTACCCGCTGGGCTCGTGCTGGCAAGATCACCGCGATCCGTACCCTCGGTGGACACCGCCGGTTCAGGGCCTCGGAGATCCGTCGTTGCCTAGAGCAGATGGAGAGTTCCGAGCTCGGCTGA
- a CDS encoding uroporphyrinogen-III synthase, with translation MISDQPLAGRVVGITAERRAEDQALLFRRLGADVVLAPTMHTRPLADPDGLRRVTVQLIDEPPDFLVANTGMGIRTWMEAAAEWGMQGALVDSFRRSKVAARGPKAAGAISSSKLKVWWRSPTEQLTEVAGHLVETGVAGKRIAFQLHGDEQAGFVSGLEAAGATVIPVPVYEWSVPAGHGADAALALIERSCAGEIDAITFTAGPQVRNLFVIAEEHGHSTKLAEAFGQMRPVAGCIGPVCASVARDEGIIDPVVPDNWRLGSLVKTVAASLQGS, from the coding sequence ATGATCAGCGATCAGCCCCTTGCCGGTCGCGTCGTCGGCATCACCGCCGAGCGGCGTGCGGAGGATCAAGCATTGCTGTTCCGCCGGCTCGGCGCGGACGTCGTGCTAGCCCCGACGATGCACACCAGGCCACTGGCAGATCCCGATGGACTTCGGAGGGTGACCGTCCAGCTGATCGACGAGCCTCCGGACTTTCTGGTGGCGAACACCGGAATGGGGATCCGCACCTGGATGGAAGCGGCGGCCGAATGGGGCATGCAAGGCGCACTCGTCGACTCGTTCCGCCGGTCGAAGGTCGCGGCGCGGGGCCCAAAGGCGGCCGGCGCGATCTCGTCGTCCAAGCTGAAGGTGTGGTGGCGCTCGCCGACGGAGCAGCTTACGGAGGTAGCCGGTCACCTCGTCGAGACGGGGGTCGCCGGCAAGCGGATCGCCTTTCAGCTGCACGGCGACGAGCAAGCCGGGTTCGTCTCCGGCCTGGAGGCAGCTGGCGCGACGGTGATCCCGGTCCCGGTGTACGAGTGGTCCGTTCCGGCCGGGCACGGTGCCGACGCCGCGCTGGCACTGATCGAACGGTCCTGCGCCGGCGAGATTGACGCGATCACCTTCACTGCAGGGCCCCAGGTCCGGAACCTGTTCGTCATCGCAGAAGAACACGGCCACTCGACCAAGCTCGCCGAGGCGTTCGGTCAGATGCGCCCTGTTGCCGGATGCATAGGCCCTGTCTGCGCCTCGGTCGCCCGCGACGAGGGGATCATCGATCCGGTGGTGCCGGACAACTGGCGCCTCGGGTCCCTCGTCAAGACCGTCGCCGCGTCGTTGCAGGGTTCCTGA
- a CDS encoding acyl-CoA dehydrogenase family protein, which translates to MDPNYPPEAQAYREKIRAFLGEHLPPGWKGLGALDHESVRTFTSEWRATLYENGLLAPSWPKEFGGGGLTPLEQVVVAEEFYRAGVPTGGTNDTFSIQMVGNTILHWGTEEQKRHFLPRILSGEDVWCQGYSEPGAGSDLGNLGTRAVLDGDEWVINGQKIWTSAAHLANWIFVLARTDPDAPKHKGITFLLVPMEQAGVEVRPIKMMTGLSEFNETFFTDARTARDNVVGAVNAGWAVAMTLLGYERGEAAATFPIMFRAEVERLMELARANGAARVPLIRQRLAWCYSKVEIMRYLGMRTLTKFLAGGQPGPAESTFKLFWSEYHKVVTELGVDILGAAALTPTGRMSTGFQADDVGAPNDSASWTTAFLMSRAGSIYAGSSQIQRNIIGEMVLGLPKEPAGQIHGKSWKELQSLAPS; encoded by the coding sequence GTGGATCCGAACTATCCGCCCGAGGCCCAGGCCTACCGAGAGAAGATCCGCGCCTTCCTGGGTGAGCACCTGCCCCCGGGATGGAAGGGGCTAGGGGCGCTCGATCACGAGTCGGTCCGGACATTCACCTCCGAGTGGCGCGCAACTCTCTACGAGAACGGACTGCTGGCCCCTTCGTGGCCCAAGGAGTTCGGCGGGGGCGGTCTCACGCCGCTGGAGCAGGTCGTGGTGGCGGAGGAGTTCTACCGGGCCGGGGTCCCGACCGGAGGGACCAACGACACGTTCAGCATCCAGATGGTCGGCAACACCATCCTGCACTGGGGCACGGAGGAGCAGAAGCGGCACTTCCTACCCCGGATCCTCTCCGGCGAGGACGTGTGGTGCCAGGGGTACTCCGAACCGGGGGCCGGGTCGGACCTGGGCAACCTCGGCACCCGCGCGGTGCTCGACGGGGACGAGTGGGTGATCAACGGCCAGAAGATCTGGACCTCCGCGGCGCACCTCGCGAACTGGATCTTCGTCTTGGCCCGCACCGATCCCGACGCCCCCAAGCACAAGGGGATCACATTCCTGTTGGTGCCGATGGAACAGGCCGGGGTGGAGGTTCGTCCGATCAAGATGATGACCGGCCTGTCGGAGTTCAACGAGACATTCTTCACTGACGCCCGTACAGCTAGGGACAATGTCGTGGGAGCGGTGAACGCCGGTTGGGCGGTCGCCATGACCCTGCTCGGCTACGAGCGGGGCGAGGCGGCCGCGACCTTCCCGATCATGTTCCGCGCCGAGGTAGAACGGCTGATGGAGCTGGCACGCGCAAACGGAGCCGCCCGGGTCCCGCTGATCCGGCAACGTCTTGCCTGGTGCTACTCGAAGGTCGAGATCATGCGATACCTCGGCATGCGAACCCTGACCAAGTTCCTCGCGGGCGGCCAGCCGGGGCCCGCGGAGTCCACCTTCAAGCTTTTCTGGAGTGAGTACCACAAGGTGGTCACCGAACTCGGCGTGGACATCCTCGGGGCGGCGGCGCTCACTCCGACCGGTCGCATGTCGACAGGCTTCCAAGCGGACGACGTCGGGGCTCCCAACGACAGCGCCTCCTGGACAACGGCGTTCCTGATGAGCCGCGCCGGCAGCATCTACGCCGGGTCGTCGCAGATCCAGCGCAACATCATCGGCGAGATGGTCCTCGGATTGCCCAAGGAGCCAGCCGGTCAGATCCACGGGAAGAGCTGGAAGGAGCTGCAGTCACTCGCTCCGTCCTGA
- the argJ gene encoding bifunctional glutamate N-acetyltransferase/amino-acid acetyltransferase ArgJ — MAAPGPNQGDGACACDDLGVDVDVQGERPARPGAAARVELPVGFVAQTGHAGLRDEGDDVSVVVCTGPCASAGVFTQSRFAGPSVFLSRERVASGAARAFVVVARNANVANGEQGDRDAEEVTSLVADAVGLSPHEVLVASTGVIGRPYPMPLLRSYLTALGGTPFGADASAVARAIMTTDTVPKTAVQTAGGARVVGVAKGVGMIEPHMATMLAFVLTDAEVDHATLDRMWRRAVDETFNCLSVDTDTSTSDTALVMASGAAGPVPEAALGVALREVCLDLTLQLARDGEGATKLLTVTARAARDVAQARRVAKAIVNSPLVKTAVHGADPNWGRVAMAIGKCEEDTDIHPGSVVIRFGGMETYPELPDAEGLKRLTKIMSADHVEIEVELGTGQAEATVFGCDLSAGYVRINADYTT; from the coding sequence GTGGCAGCGCCGGGGCCCAACCAGGGGGACGGGGCGTGCGCGTGCGATGATCTCGGGGTGGACGTCGACGTGCAAGGGGAGCGCCCCGCCCGCCCCGGAGCTGCAGCGCGGGTAGAGCTTCCCGTCGGGTTCGTCGCTCAGACCGGCCACGCTGGGCTGCGCGACGAAGGTGACGACGTCAGCGTCGTCGTCTGCACGGGGCCCTGTGCGAGCGCAGGGGTGTTCACCCAGAGCCGATTCGCCGGCCCGAGCGTCTTCCTTAGCCGCGAACGGGTCGCTTCGGGAGCGGCGAGGGCCTTCGTGGTCGTCGCGAGGAACGCCAATGTCGCCAACGGCGAGCAGGGTGATCGCGATGCCGAGGAGGTGACGTCGCTCGTCGCCGACGCTGTCGGCCTGAGCCCCCACGAGGTGCTCGTGGCGAGTACCGGCGTGATAGGGCGCCCGTACCCGATGCCCCTGCTCCGCAGCTACCTGACGGCGTTGGGAGGGACGCCATTCGGCGCCGACGCGTCGGCGGTCGCTCGTGCGATCATGACCACCGACACGGTGCCCAAGACCGCCGTCCAGACTGCAGGAGGAGCGCGCGTCGTCGGGGTCGCGAAGGGTGTCGGCATGATCGAGCCGCACATGGCGACCATGCTCGCGTTCGTGTTGACCGACGCCGAGGTGGACCACGCGACCCTGGACCGCATGTGGCGCCGAGCGGTCGACGAGACTTTCAATTGCCTGAGCGTCGACACGGATACCTCCACCTCCGACACGGCCTTGGTCATGGCGAGCGGAGCGGCTGGCCCGGTGCCCGAGGCGGCCCTCGGGGTGGCGCTGCGTGAAGTGTGCCTTGACCTGACGCTCCAGCTCGCCCGGGACGGAGAGGGGGCGACAAAGCTGCTAACGGTCACGGCGCGCGCGGCACGCGACGTGGCACAGGCGCGTCGCGTCGCGAAGGCGATCGTCAACTCGCCTCTCGTCAAGACAGCAGTGCACGGAGCGGACCCCAACTGGGGCCGGGTCGCGATGGCGATAGGGAAGTGTGAGGAGGACACCGACATCCACCCGGGTTCGGTCGTCATCCGCTTCGGCGGCATGGAAACGTATCCCGAACTGCCGGACGCCGAGGGCCTGAAGCGTCTCACCAAGATCATGTCCGCGGACCACGTGGAGATCGAAGTGGAGCTCGGGACCGGCCAGGCCGAAGCGACGGTCTTCGGATGCGACCTCTCAGCCGGTTACGTCCGGATCAACGCCGACTACACGACCTGA
- a CDS encoding ATP-binding protein yields the protein MRSKRAGLVAVVGACIVLALLAVFALELSDTQTRNRNEVKGQVHDRAVLAAALIDSLFQTVQQQVPTDAQTYGGQTVPNQVLDAKAGQDIYLVLLDSNGEVLASSQGFDAQASSELPSSTALALLRSGHLYGLGDYLPYKQTGVIDFAVSFPTGFGTRTLVTGFAPSALSTFVNSELKNIPGVRGSFNYLLDGNGVVLASTNPASKVGHPINAPGATSALKHTAGDSAGTYFDQAHLKNSTWRVVLSSPDGPLFATVTGWRQLVPWIIFGAFAVVAIVALLLGLRLALSADELRVVNLQLARVNQDLVDANASLERRAAELARSNEELDQFASIASHDLQEPLRKVRTFTEQLAVMESDHVSELGREYLRRANAAAERMQRLIEDLLKFSRVSTQGRPFTQVDLGDVAHEVVSDLETQIADAGALVRLHELPVIEADALQMQQLLQNLVSNAVKFRKEGVQPEIYVSGEIEGDIVRLTVRDNGIGFEPRYSLRIFRVFERLHGRSEYSGTGIGLALCRKIADRHGGTIEADSEPGAGSTFTVLLPVHQRDKRQNLTLDVSRDPVGGDVPGEAVSTAAGAGSGDNHSEVTADAR from the coding sequence ATGAGGTCGAAGCGGGCCGGGCTAGTAGCCGTCGTCGGCGCATGCATCGTTCTCGCTCTGCTCGCAGTCTTCGCGTTGGAACTCTCCGACACGCAGACCCGGAACAGGAACGAGGTCAAGGGTCAGGTTCACGACAGAGCCGTGCTGGCAGCCGCGCTCATCGACAGCCTCTTCCAAACGGTGCAGCAGCAAGTACCGACGGACGCGCAGACCTATGGAGGGCAGACCGTCCCGAACCAGGTCCTCGACGCCAAAGCGGGGCAGGACATCTACCTGGTACTGCTCGATTCGAACGGCGAGGTGCTCGCCAGCTCCCAGGGATTCGACGCCCAGGCGAGCAGCGAGCTTCCGTCTTCTACTGCCCTCGCTCTCCTACGGTCCGGCCATCTCTATGGCCTCGGCGACTACCTGCCTTACAAGCAGACAGGCGTCATCGACTTCGCGGTGTCTTTTCCCACCGGCTTCGGGACCAGAACCCTGGTTACGGGGTTCGCCCCTTCGGCACTCAGCACGTTCGTCAACAGCGAACTCAAGAACATTCCGGGCGTCAGGGGCAGCTTCAACTACCTGCTTGACGGCAACGGTGTCGTGCTTGCATCCACGAACCCGGCTTCGAAGGTGGGGCACCCGATCAACGCGCCGGGTGCCACGTCGGCGCTGAAGCACACCGCCGGCGACTCGGCAGGAACCTACTTTGATCAGGCCCACCTCAAGAATTCGACTTGGAGAGTCGTCCTTTCCTCACCGGACGGCCCCTTGTTCGCGACCGTCACCGGCTGGCGCCAGTTGGTCCCTTGGATCATCTTCGGCGCGTTCGCCGTCGTCGCCATCGTCGCGCTCCTCCTTGGCCTGCGCCTCGCTCTCTCAGCGGACGAGCTGCGCGTGGTGAACCTCCAGCTCGCCCGGGTCAATCAGGACCTCGTAGACGCCAACGCGTCGCTGGAGCGCCGGGCGGCCGAGTTGGCACGTTCCAACGAGGAGCTCGATCAGTTCGCGTCGATCGCCTCGCACGACCTGCAGGAGCCGCTGAGGAAGGTACGGACCTTCACCGAGCAGCTCGCCGTCATGGAATCCGACCATGTTTCGGAGCTGGGACGGGAGTACCTCCGGCGGGCCAACGCCGCAGCCGAGCGGATGCAGCGCTTGATCGAGGACTTGTTGAAGTTCTCGCGGGTGTCGACACAAGGCCGACCTTTCACGCAGGTCGACCTTGGCGACGTGGCGCATGAGGTCGTCTCGGACCTCGAGACCCAGATCGCGGACGCAGGGGCCCTCGTGCGGCTGCACGAGCTGCCCGTGATCGAAGCGGACGCCCTGCAGATGCAGCAGCTGCTCCAGAACCTCGTGTCCAACGCCGTCAAGTTTCGCAAGGAGGGGGTCCAGCCCGAGATATACGTCTCCGGTGAGATCGAGGGTGACATCGTCCGCCTCACGGTAAGAGACAACGGGATCGGCTTCGAGCCCCGCTACAGCCTGCGGATATTCCGGGTGTTCGAGCGCCTCCACGGCCGCAGCGAGTACTCCGGGACCGGTATCGGCCTCGCCCTGTGCAGGAAGATCGCAGACAGGCACGGCGGGACCATCGAAGCCGACAGCGAGCCGGGCGCCGGATCGACGTTCACGGTCCTCCTCCCCGTCCATCAGCGCGACAAGCGGCAGAACCTCACGCTCGACGTCTCGAGGGATCCGGTTGGTGGCGACGTGCCAGGCGAAGCCGTGTCCACTGCTGCCGGCGCAGGGAGCGGGGATAACCACTCGGAGGTGACAGCCGATGCCCGGTAG
- a CDS encoding response regulator — MPGSGRRPVVILMADDDDEDRELTRDALQSSHLANEMRFAVDGQDLMDYLRHEGRYAGDPSSAPRPGIILLDLNMPKKDGREALAEIKADESLRSIPVVVLTTSKDEEDVFKTYDLGVSSFITKPVTFAGLVEVMKTWQRYWFELVELPEPRHLSHGER; from the coding sequence ATGCCCGGTAGCGGAAGGCGCCCGGTCGTCATCCTCATGGCCGACGACGACGACGAAGACCGCGAGTTGACGCGCGACGCTCTGCAGAGCTCGCACCTCGCGAACGAGATGCGCTTCGCAGTCGACGGTCAGGACCTCATGGACTACCTGCGCCACGAAGGAAGGTACGCGGGCGACCCATCTAGCGCGCCCAGGCCCGGCATCATCCTCCTCGACTTGAACATGCCGAAAAAGGACGGCCGCGAAGCCCTGGCGGAGATCAAGGCCGACGAGTCGCTGCGGTCGATACCCGTGGTGGTTCTGACGACCTCCAAGGACGAGGAGGACGTCTTCAAGACCTACGACCTGGGCGTGAGCTCGTTCATCACGAAGCCGGTGACCTTCGCCGGGCTGGTCGAGGTCATGAAGACTTGGCAGCGGTACTGGTTCGAGCTCGTCGAGCTTCCCGAACCCAGACACCTCTCGCACGGAGAGCGGTGA
- a CDS encoding EAL domain-containing protein, protein MQNRPEAVQVLLVEDDEDDFLITRDLLERQERARFKVEWCSDYEGALEAIADARHDVYLIDYRLGSRNGLDLVRQGFASRPKAPVIVLTGQADYEIDLEASALGVTDFMLKQELNPYSLERALRYAINHHRALRDLAVSEERYALAACAVNDGIWDWDLGTDLVYYSPRWQALLGLDEDARLVEAGVPDTWFDLVHEDDLPGLRLAIEAHLSGRTSLLQSKHRIRHADGTWRWVLTRGMAVRDSAGEPTRMAGSLSDITISRRTERQLQHDALHDTLTGLPNRALFIDRVERSMMSFRREPSRGCAVLFLDIDRFKLVNDTFSHTVGDWLLIALAARIVSEIEPEDTVARMAGDEFTILLDGRPSANLEARALEVAARINEILRGPFNIDGHRLFVTASIGIGVPEPDISASDLIRNADIAMYEAKHRDRGGCMVYHDSMHRRISDRLLRQNDLREVIERGLIEVYYQPVLDLASGRIHGFEALARWPEGWPALSPSEFIPIAEETGLITPLGLHVLRTALGTLAAWRTDRLVGPDVRMSVNVSGRQLDDPRFPEDVIDVIAATGLPGSVVRLEITEGTLMREPERIARIVSEVCSTGVGLELDDFGTGYSSLASLHQFPVNALKIDQSFVAALTAEEGEVIVRTTIALAHSLGLEVIAEGIEREDQMQRLRSLGCEHGQGFLFSPPVPRQAAENLLRGWSSPTGTGEKTPGLRLHEHSPA, encoded by the coding sequence ATGCAAAACCGCCCCGAGGCTGTCCAGGTCCTCCTGGTCGAAGACGACGAAGACGACTTCCTGATCACCCGCGACCTGCTCGAACGTCAGGAGCGTGCCAGGTTCAAGGTCGAATGGTGCTCGGACTACGAAGGTGCGCTCGAGGCGATCGCCGATGCCCGCCACGACGTCTACCTCATCGACTACCGGCTCGGGTCGCGCAACGGCCTCGACCTGGTCAGACAGGGCTTTGCGTCCCGACCGAAGGCCCCGGTCATAGTGCTGACGGGCCAAGCCGACTACGAGATCGACCTCGAAGCGTCGGCGCTCGGCGTGACCGACTTCATGCTCAAGCAGGAGCTGAACCCCTATTCACTCGAGCGCGCGCTCCGCTACGCCATCAACCATCACCGGGCGCTTCGGGACCTGGCGGTGAGCGAGGAGAGGTATGCGCTCGCCGCCTGCGCCGTCAACGACGGAATCTGGGACTGGGACCTCGGGACCGACCTCGTCTACTACTCCCCGAGGTGGCAGGCATTGCTCGGGCTCGACGAGGACGCGAGGCTCGTCGAGGCCGGGGTCCCCGATACGTGGTTCGACCTTGTGCACGAGGACGACCTGCCCGGCCTCCGTCTCGCCATAGAAGCCCACCTCAGCGGGCGGACGTCTCTTCTGCAGTCCAAGCATCGCATCCGCCACGCAGACGGCACCTGGAGGTGGGTGCTCACGAGAGGGATGGCGGTTCGCGACAGTGCCGGCGAGCCGACACGGATGGCAGGGAGCCTCTCCGACATAACGATCTCGCGCCGGACGGAGCGGCAACTCCAACACGACGCCCTCCACGACACTTTGACGGGGCTTCCCAACCGCGCACTGTTCATCGACCGCGTCGAGCGTTCGATGATGAGCTTCCGCCGGGAGCCTTCCAGGGGTTGCGCGGTCCTCTTCTTGGACATCGACCGCTTCAAGCTCGTCAACGACACCTTCAGCCACACCGTGGGAGACTGGCTGCTGATAGCGCTAGCGGCCCGGATAGTGAGCGAGATCGAACCAGAGGACACGGTCGCCCGCATGGCAGGAGACGAGTTCACGATCCTCCTCGACGGGCGCCCTTCGGCGAACCTGGAAGCCAGAGCTCTGGAGGTGGCCGCCCGGATCAACGAGATCCTGCGGGGCCCGTTCAACATCGACGGCCACCGGCTCTTCGTGACCGCAAGCATCGGGATCGGAGTCCCGGAGCCGGACATCTCTGCATCGGACCTGATCCGCAACGCCGACATCGCGATGTACGAGGCCAAGCACCGCGACCGCGGCGGCTGCATGGTCTACCACGACAGCATGCACCGCCGTATCTCCGATCGGCTGTTGAGGCAGAACGACCTCCGCGAGGTCATCGAACGGGGCCTGATCGAGGTCTACTACCAGCCGGTGCTGGACCTGGCTTCTGGCCGGATCCACGGTTTCGAGGCGCTCGCCCGATGGCCCGAGGGTTGGCCGGCGTTGTCGCCGTCGGAGTTCATTCCGATCGCCGAGGAGACGGGACTCATCACGCCCCTCGGGTTGCATGTCCTGCGCACCGCCTTGGGCACGCTCGCCGCGTGGCGCACCGATCGTCTCGTCGGCCCCGACGTCCGTATGAGCGTGAACGTCTCGGGCCGCCAGCTCGACGACCCCCGGTTCCCCGAAGACGTCATCGACGTGATCGCGGCGACCGGCTTGCCGGGCAGCGTGGTGCGCCTCGAGATCACCGAGGGCACACTCATGCGCGAACCGGAGAGGATTGCACGGATCGTGTCCGAGGTCTGCTCGACCGGGGTCGGGCTGGAGCTGGACGATTTCGGCACCGGCTATTCGTCCCTGGCCTCGCTCCACCAGTTCCCGGTGAACGCCTTGAAGATCGACCAGAGCTTCGTAGCGGCCCTGACAGCCGAAGAAGGTGAGGTCATCGTCCGGACGACGATTGCCCTTGCGCACAGCCTGGGCCTGGAGGTCATAGCCGAAGGGATCGAGCGGGAAGACCAGATGCAAAGGCTCAGGTCCCTCGGGTGCGAGCACGGTCAGGGGTTCCTCTTCTCTCCGCCCGTCCCGCGCCAAGCGGCGGAGAACCTGCTCCGGGGGTGGTCGTCGCCGACGGGTACCGGCGAAAAAACCCCGGGCCTGCGGCTCCACGAGCACTCCCCGGCCTGA
- the serA gene encoding phosphoglycerate dehydrogenase yields MHDERPPRRRALLLENIHPGAAEALTAAGFEVETVKGAFDESQLADRIADIDLLGIRSRTHLTDAVLDKSRRLLAVGAFCIGTNQIDIPAATRRGVAVFNAPFSNTRSVVELVIAEIIALTRRLTDKNRDMHAGVWSKSAAGAHEVRGRRLGIVGYGNIGSQLSVLAENLGMSVSFYDTADRLALGNARRCASLEELLGWADVVTLHVDGRPDNRGLFGAAEFSAMRDGALFLNLSRGFVVDHGALRQEILSGRLAGAAVDVFFEEPSGDDTSFTSRLQGLPNVILTPHIGGSTEEAQADIGNFVAGKLISYACTGSTSLSVNMPNVDLASRAGAHGLVHIHRNTPGVLAAINAIFAEHRVNIEGQSLGTKGDVGYVITDIASDYTEDMLSRLAHMDETIRLRVL; encoded by the coding sequence ATGCACGACGAGCGACCCCCCCGCCGTCGAGCGCTCCTGCTAGAGAACATCCACCCCGGGGCGGCGGAGGCCTTGACCGCCGCGGGCTTCGAGGTGGAGACGGTCAAAGGCGCGTTCGACGAGAGCCAGCTGGCAGACCGGATAGCCGACATCGACCTGCTCGGAATCAGGTCGCGTACCCACCTGACAGATGCGGTTCTCGACAAGTCCAGGCGCCTGCTCGCGGTCGGAGCCTTCTGCATCGGCACCAACCAGATCGACATCCCGGCCGCCACCCGCCGGGGCGTAGCCGTGTTCAACGCACCGTTCTCGAACACCCGAAGTGTCGTCGAGCTCGTGATCGCCGAGATCATCGCCTTGACCCGCCGGCTCACCGACAAGAACCGTGACATGCACGCAGGCGTCTGGTCGAAGTCGGCTGCCGGAGCGCACGAGGTTCGCGGCCGTAGGCTCGGGATCGTCGGGTACGGCAACATCGGGTCGCAGCTGTCGGTGCTGGCCGAGAACCTGGGGATGTCGGTTTCGTTCTACGACACCGCCGATCGCCTCGCGCTGGGGAATGCACGGCGGTGCGCGAGCCTCGAAGAGCTCCTCGGATGGGCGGACGTTGTGACGCTGCACGTAGACGGGCGCCCCGACAACCGCGGCCTGTTCGGAGCCGCCGAGTTCTCGGCCATGCGCGACGGAGCGCTCTTCCTCAACCTGAGCCGTGGCTTCGTGGTCGACCACGGTGCGCTGCGCCAGGAGATCCTCTCAGGGAGACTGGCCGGCGCCGCGGTCGACGTGTTCTTCGAGGAGCCGTCGGGGGACGACACGTCGTTTACCTCTCGCCTGCAGGGCCTGCCGAATGTGATCCTGACCCCGCACATCGGCGGCAGCACGGAAGAGGCCCAAGCCGACATCGGGAACTTCGTCGCCGGCAAGCTGATCTCGTATGCGTGCACTGGGAGCACGTCGCTGTCGGTCAACATGCCGAACGTCGACCTGGCCAGCAGGGCCGGTGCCCACGGACTGGTTCACATCCACCGCAACACGCCGGGGGTGCTCGCTGCGATCAACGCGATCTTCGCCGAGCACAGGGTCAACATCGAGGGCCAGTCGCTCGGGACCAAGGGCGACGTCGGCTATGTGATCACCGACATCGCCAGCGACTACACCGAGGACATGCTCAGCCGCCTGGCGCACATGGACGAGACGATCCGCCTCAGGGTGCTCTAA
- a CDS encoding DUF4232 domain-containing protein translates to MSLKGTFSLVPGGASAGHVEARLILTNSGTSPCHMFGYVGMQLLDSSGAPLPTNVVRVPGTEQDVTVAPGASASALAQFSPDVSSNGDSPTPPCQPEATKTEVTPPDDTQFLVVPGPNSSVCGGGTIQIQPLEAYTGSGQ, encoded by the coding sequence GTGTCGTTGAAGGGCACTTTCTCCCTTGTGCCCGGGGGTGCATCCGCCGGCCACGTCGAAGCACGGTTGATACTCACCAACTCCGGCACCTCGCCTTGCCACATGTTCGGGTACGTGGGGATGCAGCTCCTCGATTCGTCGGGAGCGCCGCTCCCCACCAACGTGGTCCGTGTCCCCGGCACCGAGCAGGACGTCACGGTGGCCCCTGGCGCGTCGGCTTCGGCCCTGGCGCAGTTCAGCCCTGATGTGTCGAGCAACGGCGACTCGCCGACACCCCCTTGCCAGCCAGAGGCGACGAAGACCGAGGTAACCCCACCAGACGACACGCAGTTCCTCGTCGTACCCGGGCCGAATTCCTCGGTCTGCGGTGGGGGGACGATCCAGATCCAACCGCTCGAGGCCTACACCGGCAGCGGGCAGTGA
- a CDS encoding HoxN/HupN/NixA family nickel/cobalt transporter: MTVGIEKPAGRLERIGRSMTPAEWRRAAGMGGFVLALHVVGFFLLFLAAPRHFHIDRTRTFGIGTGLLAYTLGMRHAFDADHISAIDNTTRKLMSEGKRPLSVGFWFSLGHSSVVFLMAVVLGFGVRTLNLGISQPNSQIHHVSGVVGTIVSGTFLYLIAALNLIILVSIVRIFFALRRGEFDHDELERRLNARGLMNRFFGPLARRVDSAWKMYPIGFLFGLGFDTATEIALLVLAGTSVVSGLPYWAVLCLPILFAAGMSLLDTADGSFMNFAYGWAFSNPVRKVYYNITITGLSVVVAFVIGTIEVFSVLQSEFGLTGGLWDYAARFNINTAGFFIVGLFVVTWVVALLVWRFGRVETRWAGAELVLGDLTDPEGSRTA, encoded by the coding sequence ATGACGGTCGGCATCGAAAAGCCAGCCGGACGCCTCGAGCGGATCGGTCGGTCGATGACCCCCGCCGAGTGGCGCCGCGCCGCAGGGATGGGCGGCTTCGTGTTGGCGCTGCACGTGGTCGGCTTCTTCCTGCTGTTCCTCGCGGCGCCGAGACATTTCCACATCGACCGGACCCGCACCTTCGGGATCGGAACCGGCCTCCTCGCTTACACGCTGGGGATGCGACACGCGTTCGACGCCGACCACATCTCCGCGATCGACAACACGACACGCAAGCTCATGTCCGAGGGGAAAAGACCCTTGTCGGTGGGCTTCTGGTTCTCCCTGGGCCACTCGAGCGTCGTGTTCCTGATGGCCGTGGTGCTCGGATTCGGCGTCAGGACGCTCAACCTCGGGATAAGCCAGCCGAACTCCCAGATCCACCACGTCAGCGGGGTGGTCGGCACCATCGTTTCGGGGACCTTCCTCTACCTGATCGCCGCGCTCAACCTGATCATCCTGGTATCGATCGTGCGAATCTTCTTCGCTCTGCGCCGAGGCGAGTTCGATCACGATGAACTGGAGCGCCGCCTCAATGCCCGAGGTCTCATGAACCGCTTCTTCGGGCCCCTGGCGAGGCGAGTCGACTCCGCGTGGAAGATGTACCCGATCGGTTTCCTATTCGGGCTGGGGTTCGACACGGCGACAGAGATCGCCCTGCTCGTCCTGGCGGGCACGAGCGTCGTCTCCGGCCTTCCGTACTGGGCGGTGCTGTGCCTTCCCATCCTGTTCGCGGCAGGGATGTCACTCCTGGACACCGCCGACGGGTCTTTCATGAACTTCGCCTACGGGTGGGCCTTCTCCAACCCGGTTCGGAAGGTCTATTACAACATCACGATCACGGGACTCTCAGTCGTGGTCGCGTTCGTCATCGGCACGATCGAAGTGTTCTCGGTCCTTCAGTCCGAGTTCGGCCTGACCGGCGGGCTGTGGGATTACGCCGCCCGCTTCAACATCAACACAGCCGGCTTCTTCATCGTGGGGCTGTTCGTGGTCACCTGGGTGGTAGCGCTACTCGTGTGGAGGTTCGGCCGCGTGGAGACGCGGTGGGCTGGGGCGGAACTGGTCCTGGGGGATTTAACCGACCCGGAGGGGTCGCGCACCGCCTGA